The following nucleotide sequence is from Pseudomonas sp. S09G 359.
GAAGCAACTCGATGAGGTGACCACTGAAGACCCCCACGCGAAAGCGACCGACGAAACCAAGAAAAGCGCAGTCGTGACGCCTTACGCGGGAATCATCTACGACCTCAACGACACCTACTCGGTCTACGCCAGCTATACCAATATCTTCTTGCCGCAGACGTTCTATAAAACCGCCTCCGGTGGCTCGCTCGCACCGCTTGAGGGGGATAACTACGAGATCGGCCTCAAGGGCGAGTTCTTCGAGGGGGCGTTGAACGCGAGCATCGCCGTGTTCGATATCGAGCAGAAAAACACCCCGACCAGTTCGGGCAGCGATGCCAGTGGCAAAACGGTGTACAAGGCCATCGCTGGCACCACCACGCGCGGTGTCGAAACCGAGATTTCCGGTGAACTCGCTGCCGGCTGGAATGTATTCGGTGGTTATACCTACCGCGAGTCTCACGACAAGGACGGCGAGCGTGTACAGGTCAACCAGCCGATCAACCTGTTCAAGCTCGGCACCACGTACCGGCTGCCAGGTGCCCTGGAGCGCTTGACGGTCGGTGGTAATGTCGCCTGGCAAAGCGAGATGTACGCCACCACGCAGATCAACTACACCGGGCCGAACTATAAGGCGGTGCAGGACCCGTTCGCCGTCGTGGGGCTGCTGGCAAATTACCAGGTGGACGAGCATCTGTCGGTGGGCCTGAACGTCAACAACCTGTTCGACAAGAAATACTACGACGGCATGGGCACGTTCAACTCGGGCTCCTACGGCGAGCCGCGCAATGCAATGGTCAACGCCAAGTGGAAGTTCTGAAGTAAGTAGCAACACCAATGCGCGACCGAAAGGTTGCGCATTGTTCGATGTCGCCTACTGTCAATGGAGGAGGTGACTTATGCACGTATTAGATCGCATAGAACGAAAAGTCTTGCTCAACGCTTCACGTAAACAGGTCTGGGAAGCGCTCACCAACGCCGAGCAATTCGGCAACTGGTTTGGGATTGCCCTCAAGGGCAACACCTTTGAAGCAGGGCAAACCATCGAGGCGCCCATCACGTATCCGGGTTACGAGCATGTGGTCTGGAAAGCCAGGATCGAACGTATCCTGCCGCAAACACTGTTCTCTTTCTGGTGGCATCCCTTCGCGGTCGAGCAGGGCGTCGATTACGACCAGGAAACGCCCACATTGGTGGAGTTCACCATCGAGGACCGCGCGCCGGGCATTCTGCTGCGGGTGGTCGAGTCCGGCTTTGACGGGGTACCCGAGGCCCGCCGCCAGAAGGCGTTCAAAATGAACTCGCGTGGTTGGGACGAGCAAATGGGCAACATCGAAAACTACCTCAGCCAGGCCCGCCAGGCCTGACGCCAACGGGCATCATTATTGATGCCCGTTGTCGTTGCCGTCAGCCCTCGTGGGCGGTAGTGATTTCCAGGGTATCGGTAAAGGTCACCAACACGCTCTGGCCGACCTTGAGGGTTTTGAGGCCCGCCTGGATTTCCGGTTTCTCCACGTTCAACACTTTGGTCGCGCCGGCTGGGTTCTCCAGGGTGACCTGGTTTTTCTTCAAGTCGATATGGGTGATCTTCAGCTGCACCTGCACCTGGCGGAAAGCTGCGCCGCCGGGGTTGGGGTTATCGGCGGTGGCGCGGATCACGCCGGTTTTTTCGCTGGCGTCCGGCGCACCTTTGTCCACGTCGGTGTCCAGTACGGCGGCGACCGAATGCGTGGTCAGTACCTTGACCTGGTCGCCGACCTTGAGGTGGCCCAGGTCCTTGGCGGCATCGGTGAGTTGCACATGCACCTGGCCACCGTCGGCGCCCTGGAGCACCACCCGATGCTTGGCGGCATCCACGGCCAGCACTTTGGTGGTCACTTCATCGGCTTCGAGGGTTTTGGACAGCGGAATATCGGCGGCCAAGGCACTGAGGTTGCCGGCGGCCAGCAACGTGACCAGGGCGATCGCTTGGCGAAGGGGGCGAGCTACTTTCATTTAAGGGACTTCCATGTGAGAGGAGCCCTGAGTCTAGTGGAGGCGTGTAGATACACAAATGCGCGGTGGTGGTAGGGCACAACGGGTGGCCGTTACCGCGGCCACCCGTTGGGGGGTTAGAAATCCACCGTCGCTGACAGCTTCGCCACACGCGGGTCGCCCTGGGTCAGGTAGCCACCGAGTGCCGATTCCCAGTACTTGGTGTTGGCGACGTTCTCCACCGTCGCGCCCACGGTGACGTCACGCTGGTCCACCTTGAAGGTGTAGCGTGCGCCCACGTCGAAGCGGTTCCAGGTCGGCAGGCTCTGGTTGTTGGCCGCGTCGGCGTACTGGCCACCGGTACGCAACATGCGCCCATTCACGCTCACGCCTTGCAGGCCCGGTACATCCCAATCCACCCCGGCATTGAGCTGGAACGACGGCACGCCGACCGCGCGGTTGCCATCGTTGGCGCCGCCGCTGGTACCACTGACTTCGGTGTTAATCACTGTAGCGCCGCCGAGCAGACGCAGGCCTGGCAGCGGTTCACCGAAGACGTTGAGTTCCACGCCTTTGTTGACCTGATCACCCTCGTACACAAAGGTCGCGGTGCCGTCGCCATTCAGCAAAGAATAACCCTGGGTCGGTTGTTCAATCCGATACACACCCAGCGTTGCGCCGTAGCTGCCCATATCGACCTTGACGCCGGCCTCGGTCTGTTTCGAGCGCGCAGGTGCGTAGGTCTGGTTGGGGTTGGTGACGGTGGCGCCATTAAAGGCGGTCGGCGCGGTAGGGCCCGACGCCAGGCCTTCGATATGGTTGGCGTAGAACGACACGTGGTCCCACGGCTTGAACACCAGGCCATACACCGGTGTGGTGACGCCCTTGGCGTAGTTGGCCGTGCGCTCACCGGTGTCGTAGGCGTAACCCTGTACAACCAACTCCTGGCGGCGCAGGCCGGCAGTGAACAGCAGGCGGTCGTCCATAAAGCCGAAGGTGTCCGACACTGCCGCGCTGCGGGCGAAGGTCTTGGCGGTGATGCCCGGGTCGCCCATGTCGCCGCCGGTGACGCTGCCCTTGACCGGTTCTGCCACATCGACCGGGTTATAAAGGTTGCTCGCGTGCCCGGTGAAGTCAAAGTCATAGGCATTGCGTGCCTGGGTCCAGATTCCGGTCAGGCCGAGGTTGAGCTTATGGCTGACGGCGCCCGTCTGGAACTTGCCATTCAGGCCGGCCATCAGGCTGGTGTTGTCTTCTTGGTGGGCAATACGTGAGCCGGTGACCGTGGCGTTGCCCAGGTTGTCGTTCACGGTGAACGACGAATACCGGCCGATTTCATGGGTGCGCTTGGCGCCACCCGCGATATACGCCGTCCAGTTATCGTTGAGGTCATATTCGCCGCGCAGCATGCCG
It contains:
- a CDS encoding SRPBCC family protein codes for the protein MHVLDRIERKVLLNASRKQVWEALTNAEQFGNWFGIALKGNTFEAGQTIEAPITYPGYEHVVWKARIERILPQTLFSFWWHPFAVEQGVDYDQETPTLVEFTIEDRAPGILLRVVESGFDGVPEARRQKAFKMNSRGWDEQMGNIENYLSQARQA
- a CDS encoding TonB-dependent siderophore receptor; translation: MPTRTPFAVPFRPTLLALCCSLSLAAHAATPATPQDANNSQDGNTLELGATNINAEAPAPSALPPVYAGGQVARGGQLGVLGNQDIMDVPFSMSSYTEKLIRDQQAETIGDVLLNDSSVRQASGYSNQAQAFVIRGLPLNGDDISLNGLYGILPRQLMSTDALERVEVFKGPNAFINGVTPGGSGIGGGVNLQAKRADDVPLRRFSTDISNDGRVGEHLDIGQRFGEDNRFGARVNISQREGDTGVDDESQRSKLFSLGLDYRGDALRLSGDFVYQKQQVNGGRNSVFLDTGVRVPKAPSADTNYAPNWGTTSLEDTFGMLRGEYDLNDNWTAYIAGGAKRTHEIGRYSSFTVNDNLGNATVTGSRIAHQEDNTSLMAGLNGKFQTGAVSHKLNLGLTGIWTQARNAYDFDFTGHASNLYNPVDVAEPVKGSVTGGDMGDPGITAKTFARSAAVSDTFGFMDDRLLFTAGLRRQELVVQGYAYDTGERTANYAKGVTTPVYGLVFKPWDHVSFYANHIEGLASGPTAPTAFNGATVTNPNQTYAPARSKQTEAGVKVDMGSYGATLGVYRIEQPTQGYSLLNGDGTATFVYEGDQVNKGVELNVFGEPLPGLRLLGGATVINTEVSGTSGGANDGNRAVGVPSFQLNAGVDWDVPGLQGVSVNGRMLRTGGQYADAANNQSLPTWNRFDVGARYTFKVDQRDVTVGATVENVANTKYWESALGGYLTQGDPRVAKLSATVDF